Proteins from a genomic interval of Helicobacter pylori Shi112:
- a CDS encoding amino acid ABC transporter substrate-binding protein — MKKVLFLFLLAISFFGGFLNASSLYEKLINKETISVGTEGIYPPFTYHNKEGKLTGYDVEVARELAKELGVKIKFHETSWDIMLTGLKSGRFDMVANQVSLTTKKRQATFDKSLPYSYSGTIMLVRKDENRIKDIKDIKGLRAANTLSSTYGEIAFKYDAQIVSVDSMAQALLLVAQKRADLTLNSSLAILNYLNTHKNNPFKIAWESKEKDGGASFVINKHQEKALELINQAMQRLIDKGVLKRLGEQFFGKDVSQP; from the coding sequence ATGAAAAAAGTTTTATTTCTCTTTTTATTGGCAATAAGCTTTTTTGGGGGTTTTTTGAACGCTTCTAGCTTGTATGAAAAACTTATCAATAAAGAAACGATTAGCGTTGGCACAGAAGGCATTTACCCCCCTTTCACTTACCATAATAAGGAAGGCAAGCTCACCGGCTATGATGTGGAAGTGGCTAGGGAGTTGGCTAAAGAGCTTGGCGTGAAAATCAAATTCCACGAAACTTCATGGGATATTATGCTTACAGGCTTGAAATCGGGGCGTTTTGATATGGTCGCTAACCAGGTGAGTTTGACGACTAAAAAACGCCAAGCGACTTTTGATAAAAGCTTGCCTTATAGCTATTCAGGAACGATCATGCTGGTTAGAAAAGATGAAAACCGCATTAAAGACATTAAAGACATTAAGGGTTTGAGGGCGGCTAACACTTTAAGCTCCACTTATGGGGAAATCGCTTTCAAATACGACGCTCAAATCGTTTCGGTGGATTCTATGGCGCAAGCTTTGTTGCTGGTGGCGCAAAAACGGGCCGATTTGACCTTAAATAGTTCTTTAGCGATCTTAAACTACCTAAACACCCACAAAAACAACCCCTTTAAAATCGCATGGGAGTCCAAAGAAAAAGATGGGGGCGCTTCCTTTGTCATCAACAAGCACCAAGAAAAAGCCTTAGAGCTTATCAACCAGGCGATGCAAAGATTGATAGATAAAGGGGTTTTAAAACGCTTAGGCGAACAATTTTTTGGAAAAGATGTCAGCCAGCCATAA
- a CDS encoding amino acid ABC transporter permease: MSASHNLSLFFESLDLSKERLELLLEAFYPMLKAAFCISLPLAIISFILGLFIAVFVALIKIAPPKHFIHKALLAGVNFYVSLIRGTPLLVQIVVVFYGLPALGVYIDPIPAGIIAFSFNVGAYASETLRASFLSVPKDQWDSSLSLGLNYLQTFWHVIFFQALKVATPSLSNTFISLFKETSLASVVTIAEIFRIAQQKANASYDFLPIYLEAALIYWLFCLVLEVIQKRVEKILN; the protein is encoded by the coding sequence ATGTCAGCCAGCCATAATCTGTCTTTGTTTTTTGAATCTTTAGATTTGAGCAAGGAGCGTTTGGAATTACTATTAGAGGCTTTCTACCCCATGCTAAAAGCCGCTTTTTGCATTTCTTTGCCTTTGGCGATCATTTCTTTCATTTTGGGCTTATTCATTGCGGTTTTTGTGGCCCTCATTAAAATCGCACCCCCTAAACATTTCATTCATAAGGCTTTATTGGCGGGCGTGAATTTCTATGTTTCGCTCATTAGAGGCACGCCTTTATTGGTCCAAATCGTGGTGGTGTTTTATGGTTTGCCCGCCCTTGGGGTTTATATTGATCCAATCCCAGCAGGCATTATTGCGTTTTCTTTCAATGTAGGGGCATACGCTTCAGAGACTTTGAGGGCGAGTTTTCTTTCTGTCCCTAAAGATCAGTGGGATTCAAGCTTGAGTTTGGGCTTGAATTACTTGCAAACCTTTTGGCATGTCATCTTTTTTCAAGCGCTCAAAGTCGCCACGCCAAGCCTGAGCAACACTTTCATCAGCCTTTTTAAAGAAACTTCTTTAGCTTCGGTGGTAACTATCGCAGAGATTTTTAGAATCGCGCAGCAAAAAGCGAACGCCAGCTATGACTTTTTGCCTATTTATTTGGAAGCCGCTTTGATTTACTGGCTTTTTTGCTTGGTTTTAGAAGTGATTCAAAAGCGCGTGGAAAAAATCTTAAATTAA
- a CDS encoding MFS transporter, with protein sequence MKHLGKKEIKTLGLSSLGGTLEFYDFIIFVFFTSIIAKHFFPNTLSPIWSEINTYGIFAAGYLARPLGGIVMAHFGDKFGRKNMFMLSILLMVIPTFALALMPTFNHFVSFGVDSMGLTPKNAHYLGYIAPVFLIFVRICQGVAVGGELPGAWVFVYEHAPQGQKNTYIGFLSASVVSGILLGSLVYIGIYMVFDKPVVEAWAWRVAFGLGGIFGIISVYLRRFLEETPVFQQMKQDNALVKFPLKEVFKNSFFGILISMLITWVLTACILIFILFVPNFTLMHPNFNFTPFEKTYFQILGLVGIVSSIILTGFLADKIKPHKVCMAFSAVFAFFGFLFFKEFYSNVPSLVNTIVLYFLACFCAGIMNFCPIFMSDVFSARIRFSGISFAYNIAYAITAGFTPQLSSWLNAKAIAAPESLQSYGLSFYIFVVALIAFIVSLLMAPIYNQSNPQHEVPPIT encoded by the coding sequence ATAAAACATTTAGGCAAAAAAGAGATAAAAACCTTAGGATTATCTTCGCTTGGGGGGACTTTAGAGTTTTATGATTTTATTATCTTTGTATTTTTTACGAGTATCATTGCCAAACACTTTTTCCCAAACACTCTCAGCCCTATTTGGTCTGAAATCAACACTTATGGTATCTTTGCTGCAGGTTATCTGGCGCGCCCGCTTGGCGGCATAGTGATGGCCCACTTTGGGGATAAATTCGGCCGTAAAAACATGTTCATGCTCTCTATTTTATTGATGGTAATCCCAACCTTTGCACTCGCTTTGATGCCAACTTTTAATCATTTTGTGAGTTTTGGCGTTGATAGCATGGGACTTACCCCAAAAAACGCTCATTATCTTGGTTACATAGCTCCTGTTTTTTTGATATTTGTTAGGATCTGTCAAGGCGTTGCTGTGGGTGGTGAATTGCCTGGCGCTTGGGTTTTTGTTTATGAACATGCTCCGCAAGGTCAAAAAAACACTTATATTGGTTTTTTAAGCGCTTCTGTAGTTTCTGGGATTTTGCTTGGGAGTTTGGTTTATATTGGGATTTACATGGTTTTTGACAAGCCTGTTGTTGAAGCTTGGGCTTGGCGGGTTGCTTTTGGGCTTGGAGGGATTTTTGGTATCATTTCTGTCTATTTGAGACGCTTTTTAGAAGAAACTCCTGTTTTTCAGCAAATGAAGCAAGACAATGCCTTAGTTAAATTCCCGCTTAAAGAGGTGTTTAAAAATTCTTTCTTTGGTATATTAATCTCCATGCTTATCACTTGGGTTTTAACCGCTTGTATTTTGATTTTTATCCTTTTTGTTCCAAATTTTACCCTCATGCATCCTAATTTTAATTTCACTCCTTTTGAAAAAACCTATTTTCAAATTTTAGGGCTTGTTGGCATTGTAAGTTCTATTATTTTAACCGGGTTTTTGGCCGATAAAATCAAACCGCACAAAGTTTGCATGGCTTTTAGCGCGGTCTTTGCTTTTTTTGGCTTTTTATTTTTTAAAGAATTTTATTCTAACGTGCCGAGTTTAGTGAATACCATAGTTTTATACTTTTTAGCTTGCTTTTGTGCGGGTATTATGAATTTTTGCCCCATTTTTATGAGCGATGTGTTTAGCGCTAGAATCCGTTTTAGCGGGATTTCCTTCGCTTATAACATAGCCTATGCTATAACCGCTGGCTTTACCCCTCAACTTTCAAGCTGGTTAAATGCAAAAGCTATAGCCGCGCCTGAAAGTTTGCAAAGCTATGGTTTAAGCTTTTATATTTTTGTGGTTGCTTTAATTGCTTTTATCGTATCGCTTTTAATGGCACCAATTTACAATCAATCTAACCCCCAACACGAAGTGCCGCCCATAACATGA